One genomic segment of Fervidobacterium pennivorans includes these proteins:
- a CDS encoding NUDIX hydrolase — translation MKRFLGEFNYYAVCVPVYEHKILFEVRSENIPQPLEVSFPGGHIEENEQPYEAALRELKEEIGLQTVQLLFEVEPLITPFNSVIYPFVVSVDLRELCINTSEVKETFLVPLEHFEKPYSTGYVDVELKPHEDFPYHLIPFGREYNWKRGVYKVTFYKYENYVIWGLTARIAQRVYELMKEQGG, via the coding sequence TTGAAACGTTTCCTTGGTGAGTTCAATTACTATGCAGTATGTGTTCCCGTGTATGAGCATAAAATTCTTTTTGAAGTTAGGTCAGAAAACATTCCACAGCCGTTAGAAGTGTCGTTTCCAGGTGGGCACATTGAAGAAAATGAACAGCCATATGAAGCAGCCTTAAGGGAGCTTAAGGAAGAGATCGGGCTTCAGACTGTTCAGTTGCTTTTTGAAGTGGAACCGCTTATAACACCTTTCAATTCGGTCATATACCCTTTTGTTGTTTCTGTAGACCTACGTGAACTTTGTATAAACACAAGTGAGGTGAAGGAAACCTTTTTAGTCCCACTTGAACACTTTGAAAAACCCTACTCCACTGGTTATGTTGATGTGGAGCTCAAACCGCATGAAGACTTTCCGTATCATCTCATACCTTTTGGAAGAGAATACAACTGGAAGCGAGGGGTTTATAAGGTCACCTTTTATAAGTACGAAAACTATGTTATTTGGGGGTTAACCGCAAGAATCGCTCAAAGGGTCTACGAGTTAATGAAGGAACAAGGGGGATAG
- a CDS encoding carcinine hydrolase/isopenicillin-N N-acyltransferase family protein — MENGLLQSVIQIINKVFTRLVVFFVLSMTLNLLPSNLHACTIVYHRNNDGTIIIGKNSDLDSPKGFLLFIPPNNEKYGMVLLEQLGADMPYEGINSSGLYIAITAVPFSWNIPNLFRPTRISLQILREILETSSDVQSAVALFKKRSIIFGTLFGNPMVHYFLADRFGNTAVVEFVNNQLHVIEGENVLTNHYLSADYIKPDNPTSISRYKRAKALLENLKDVELTPYDILSILQNVKQQSTVWSTSFVVRNVSNKAIIELYVKGPNEDVKSFNVTAELERNMHLYNLETFEELTNHSADIKENETRFLVKISNSYGYFSSPTLTTFSLLFNYAGFPRIGVECIVSNQRTENESQTKLYSGISLDYHFFEQFNLAIGIFFELTTPLINLPLSLLTFDIGIEPDNWIPYRPLLFLRSVLDLTKNIPELSFYLMFGSGLRF; from the coding sequence ATGGAGAATGGATTATTACAGAGTGTCATACAAATCATTAATAAGGTGTTTACCAGGCTTGTTGTATTCTTTGTGCTTTCAATGACTTTAAATCTCTTACCTTCAAATTTACATGCTTGTACAATCGTATATCATAGGAATAACGACGGAACTATAATTATTGGAAAGAACAGCGATTTGGATTCACCAAAAGGCTTTTTATTGTTCATTCCGCCAAACAACGAAAAGTATGGGATGGTACTTTTGGAACAGCTGGGAGCCGATATGCCATATGAAGGTATAAACAGCTCTGGTTTGTATATCGCAATAACCGCTGTACCATTTTCCTGGAATATTCCAAATTTATTCAGACCAACGCGCATAAGTTTGCAAATACTAAGAGAAATTTTAGAAACTTCTAGCGATGTACAGTCGGCTGTAGCATTATTTAAAAAAAGGTCCATAATATTTGGAACTTTGTTTGGCAATCCGATGGTACACTATTTTTTGGCTGATAGATTTGGAAACACCGCTGTTGTTGAGTTTGTCAACAATCAACTGCACGTAATAGAAGGGGAAAACGTATTAACAAACCATTACCTGTCAGCTGATTATATCAAACCTGATAATCCAACATCTATAAGTCGCTACAAAAGAGCAAAAGCCTTACTTGAAAACTTAAAGGATGTAGAATTAACTCCGTATGATATTTTATCAATACTCCAAAATGTTAAACAGCAATCTACAGTTTGGAGCACATCATTTGTTGTTCGTAATGTATCAAACAAAGCAATTATAGAACTCTATGTAAAGGGACCAAACGAAGATGTTAAGAGCTTTAATGTGACAGCTGAATTAGAAAGAAATATGCATCTTTACAACCTGGAGACATTCGAAGAGCTCACCAACCATTCTGCTGACATAAAGGAGAATGAAACGCGGTTTTTAGTTAAAATCTCAAACAGTTATGGATATTTCTCTTCACCAACACTGACTACATTCTCGCTGCTTTTTAATTATGCAGGCTTTCCCAGAATTGGTGTGGAGTGCATTGTATCAAATCAAAGAACAGAAAATGAATCCCAAACAAAGTTATATTCTGGTATAAGTCTCGATTACCATTTTTTTGAACAATTTAATTTAGCCATCGGCATATTTTTCGAACTCACAACACCTTTAATTAACCTCCCTCTCTCTTTGCTCACTTTCGACATAGGTATTGAACCGGACAATTGGATTCCTTATAGGCCTCTACTATTTTTAAGGAGTGTGTTGGATCTTACAAAAAACATTCCTGAACTTTCTTTTTACCTCATGTTTGGAAGTGGTCTTAGATTTTAA
- the nuoE gene encoding NADH-quinone oxidoreductase subunit NuoE encodes MISRTYSKVEEILKKYEYKKEMLIKILLEVQKEYRHIPKDVVYYIGTALGIPPAKIYGVATFYAQFSLKPKGEYTILICDGTACHMEGSMSLVKAIEEEVGIKPGEVTPDLKFSLDKVGCLGACALAPAMVINDEVYGKLTPEQVKEILRKLRERKEEEQ; translated from the coding sequence ATGATTAGCAGAACCTACAGTAAAGTTGAAGAGATTTTAAAGAAGTACGAATACAAGAAAGAGATGCTCATCAAAATCTTACTCGAAGTCCAAAAAGAATACAGGCACATCCCAAAGGATGTTGTATACTACATCGGCACCGCGCTTGGTATCCCTCCTGCCAAAATCTATGGCGTTGCGACATTTTACGCCCAGTTTTCTCTAAAACCAAAGGGTGAGTACACAATTCTTATCTGTGATGGAACGGCATGTCACATGGAAGGTTCAATGAGTCTTGTAAAAGCTATAGAAGAAGAAGTAGGTATTAAGCCTGGTGAAGTTACGCCTGATTTGAAATTCAGCCTCGATAAAGTTGGTTGCCTTGGTGCATGTGCTCTTGCTCCAGCAATGGTAATAAACGATGAAGTTTATGGAAAACTGACTCCAGAACAAGTTAAAGAAATTCTGAGAAAGCTCAGAGAGAGAAAGGAGGAGGAACAATGA
- a CDS encoding NADH-ubiquinone oxidoreductase-F iron-sulfur binding region domain-containing protein — protein sequence MSTVVVNEPILKSPQELLDYIEKLKEKREKKLQKPSVYVCVGTGCTASGSRKVYAKFVEVVKAKGLDVQIEKVDDDDEPVKKTGCCGLCSLGPLVKIMPYGITYSHVKVDDVEEIVEKTLIKGEAIERLLLTDPITDKKVERLEDATFFKNQTFYIMEAVGTSECESIEDYMARGGYSSLAKVLSGMDRLEIINMVKASGLRGRGGGGFPTGLKWEAAYKSQGDIKYVVCNADEGDPGAFMNRTLLERDPHSVLEGMIIAAYAIGARKGYAYIRAEYPIAVDMFNKAIEDAKRYGLLGENILGTDFSFELYVKEGAGAFVCGEETALLASIEGKRGVPRPRPPYPAQAGLWGKPTLINNVETYANVPKIIRDGVENYRKRGVENSPGTKMFSVTGPLKLTGIIEIQFGTTIRYILENICGGTSNGRKIKAIQIGGPSGACLPEELFDLPLDYDSLISVGAMVGSGGIVAITDDRCMVEVARFFLDFTKRESCGKCVPCREGTMQAYNILEKFTQGKATYEDLESLEYLSDIIKTASLCGLGKTAPNPIISTLKYFRSEYIEHIEGRCPSGMCTAFKKYVIIPEKCKSCSLCARSCPNGAISGERGKPYVIDQEKCIKCGLCVTKCKFGAIELVG from the coding sequence ATGAGCACAGTTGTTGTAAATGAACCAATATTGAAAAGTCCTCAAGAATTGCTTGATTATATAGAAAAGCTAAAAGAGAAAAGAGAAAAAAAGCTCCAAAAACCCTCCGTTTATGTATGTGTTGGAACTGGTTGTACAGCAAGTGGTTCAAGGAAGGTCTATGCGAAGTTTGTTGAAGTTGTTAAGGCAAAAGGTCTTGATGTCCAAATCGAAAAGGTTGATGACGATGATGAACCAGTAAAGAAAACAGGATGCTGTGGTCTTTGTTCACTTGGTCCGCTGGTAAAGATAATGCCATATGGCATCACATATAGTCATGTTAAAGTGGATGACGTGGAGGAAATCGTTGAGAAAACGCTTATAAAAGGTGAAGCTATTGAGCGCTTACTTCTCACAGACCCAATTACGGACAAAAAAGTAGAAAGACTGGAAGACGCTACATTTTTCAAGAATCAGACATTCTACATAATGGAAGCTGTTGGAACAAGTGAATGTGAAAGCATAGAAGATTACATGGCGCGAGGTGGTTATTCTTCACTTGCAAAAGTTCTCTCTGGGATGGATAGACTTGAGATAATAAATATGGTAAAAGCTTCTGGATTGCGTGGACGTGGTGGTGGAGGGTTCCCAACAGGTTTGAAATGGGAAGCCGCATATAAAAGCCAAGGCGATATCAAATACGTTGTTTGTAACGCGGACGAGGGTGACCCCGGAGCATTCATGAACAGAACACTTCTTGAAAGAGACCCACACTCGGTTCTCGAAGGAATGATTATCGCAGCTTATGCAATAGGTGCAAGGAAAGGTTACGCTTACATCAGGGCGGAATATCCGATTGCTGTTGATATGTTCAATAAAGCTATTGAGGATGCAAAAAGATACGGTCTTCTCGGCGAAAATATACTCGGAACGGATTTCTCATTTGAGCTTTACGTTAAAGAGGGCGCAGGTGCATTTGTTTGTGGTGAAGAGACAGCTTTGCTTGCCTCGATAGAAGGTAAACGTGGAGTTCCAAGACCAAGACCACCATATCCGGCACAAGCAGGTCTCTGGGGTAAACCAACACTTATAAACAACGTTGAAACATATGCAAACGTTCCAAAGATAATCAGGGATGGTGTTGAGAATTACAGAAAACGCGGAGTTGAGAATTCACCTGGTACGAAGATGTTCTCTGTTACTGGGCCATTAAAGTTGACGGGTATCATTGAGATTCAATTCGGTACTACGATTAGATACATTCTTGAAAATATCTGCGGTGGAACTTCAAACGGTAGAAAGATAAAAGCTATTCAGATTGGTGGACCATCGGGAGCTTGTTTGCCGGAGGAACTCTTCGACCTCCCACTTGATTACGATTCACTAATATCCGTTGGTGCAATGGTTGGCTCAGGAGGTATAGTCGCAATCACCGATGACAGATGTATGGTCGAAGTAGCAAGGTTTTTCCTAGACTTCACAAAACGCGAATCTTGTGGAAAGTGTGTTCCATGTAGAGAAGGAACAATGCAGGCTTACAATATACTCGAAAAATTCACACAAGGTAAAGCAACTTACGAAGACTTGGAAAGCCTCGAATACTTATCGGACATCATTAAGACAGCTTCTCTTTGTGGTCTTGGGAAAACAGCTCCAAACCCAATTATCAGTACCCTTAAATACTTTAGGTCAGAGTACATTGAACATATTGAGGGAAGATGTCCAAGCGGAATGTGTACTGCATTCAAGAAGTATGTAATTATACCAGAAAAATGTAAGAGCTGTAGTCTGTGTGCAAGAAGCTGTCCAAATGGCGCTATTAGCGGAGAGAGAGGAAAACCGTATGTAATTGACCAAGAAAAGTGTATCAAGTGCGGACTGTGTGTAACAAAGTGTAAGTTCGGTGCAATAGAACTTGTTGGCTGA
- a CDS encoding carboxypeptidase M32 has product MEELKNYYRRVAKYSSAASLLYWDMQTYMPKDAGPYRAEVLSEIGTYAFKAMIDDALGTLLERAQPQNEIEEKIVSVGKKEYYKYKKVPPELFQGIMMTSTMLEQKWEIAKSKGDFEEVRPLLEKLVELSRKYAEILGYEEEPYNALLDLYEPGMKASDVEQIFSSVKTFILEVLKKIESLPKAEDPFDREISAEKQKEFSIWLLHYLKYDFNKGRLDVSTHPFTNPIGLNDVRITTRYIVNDMRNSIYSTIHEFGHALYALSIPAEFYGLPIGSSASYGFDESQSRFWENIVGRSLAFWKGIYQKFVEIIPEMKEYTVEELWRAVNRVQRSYIRTEADEVTYNLHIIIRFEIERALINGELNVKDIPDKWAELFKDYMGLEVPNNTLGCMQDPHWYGGNFGYFPTYALGNLYAAQIFEKLKEEIDFDGVVSKGEFDVIKDFLREKIHTKGKMYEPAELIKMVTGKPLSYEPFVRYVKEKYSKVYGIEL; this is encoded by the coding sequence ATGGAAGAGCTAAAGAATTACTACAGACGTGTTGCAAAGTATTCCAGTGCAGCTTCTTTGCTTTACTGGGATATGCAGACTTACATGCCAAAAGATGCAGGTCCCTACAGGGCAGAGGTTTTATCCGAGATAGGTACTTATGCTTTCAAAGCCATGATTGATGATGCTCTTGGCACACTTTTAGAAAGAGCTCAACCCCAAAATGAAATAGAAGAAAAGATAGTTTCTGTGGGGAAGAAGGAGTATTACAAGTATAAAAAAGTACCTCCTGAACTCTTTCAGGGGATAATGATGACATCAACAATGCTTGAGCAAAAATGGGAAATTGCAAAATCAAAAGGGGATTTTGAAGAAGTAAGACCCCTGCTTGAAAAACTTGTAGAACTATCTAGAAAGTATGCAGAAATTTTAGGTTACGAAGAAGAACCATACAACGCTTTGCTAGACCTCTATGAACCTGGTATGAAAGCAAGCGACGTGGAACAGATATTTAGCAGTGTTAAGACCTTTATTCTCGAAGTTCTTAAGAAAATAGAGAGCCTACCAAAAGCAGAAGACCCGTTTGATAGAGAAATCAGTGCTGAAAAACAAAAGGAATTTAGTATTTGGTTATTGCATTACCTTAAGTACGACTTCAACAAGGGTAGGTTAGACGTATCAACCCATCCATTCACAAATCCCATAGGTCTAAACGATGTTCGTATAACAACAAGGTATATTGTGAACGACATGAGGAACTCTATCTATTCAACCATTCACGAATTTGGGCATGCGTTGTATGCGCTCTCCATTCCGGCAGAATTTTACGGTTTACCAATAGGTAGCAGCGCTTCTTATGGTTTTGATGAAAGTCAATCCCGATTTTGGGAGAATATAGTGGGCAGGAGCCTGGCATTTTGGAAAGGAATATATCAAAAGTTTGTGGAAATTATTCCAGAAATGAAAGAGTATACGGTTGAAGAGCTTTGGAGAGCAGTAAACAGAGTCCAAAGGTCCTACATTAGAACGGAAGCTGATGAGGTAACGTACAATTTACATATAATCATAAGATTCGAAATTGAACGTGCATTAATCAACGGTGAGTTGAATGTAAAAGATATACCAGATAAGTGGGCTGAACTATTTAAAGATTATATGGGCTTGGAGGTTCCGAATAACACACTTGGTTGTATGCAAGACCCGCATTGGTATGGTGGAAACTTTGGTTACTTCCCAACGTACGCACTTGGCAATCTCTATGCCGCCCAAATATTCGAGAAGTTAAAAGAAGAAATTGACTTTGATGGTGTAGTTTCAAAAGGTGAGTTTGACGTTATTAAAGACTTTCTGCGAGAAAAGATTCACACGAAAGGGAAGATGTATGAACCTGCTGAATTAATCAAGATGGTAACCGGTAAGCCACTATCTTATGAACCATTTGTTAGATACGTGAAAGAAAAATACTCTAAGGTGTATGGAATAGAACTTTGA
- a CDS encoding redox-sensing transcriptional repressor Rex: MNLEERKGILRFPKATFERLKLYHALLSQLLVEGKQYVLSEEIAELLRITPEQVRKDFSFLETKGKPKVGYVIKELLNELDELFGTGVDENIIIIGAGHLGSALANYKGFKNIGIRVAAIFDNDPNKIGTMVGELMVLPLKDLSRVIRRFRVKIAAICVPENAAQQVADLLVSHGIKALWNFSTRILDVPEDIIVQNEDITRGLLGLKHMLAEKERLKAENVNKTQNLASK; encoded by the coding sequence ATGAACTTAGAAGAACGAAAGGGGATTCTTCGGTTTCCAAAAGCAACGTTTGAACGTCTGAAACTATATCACGCACTTTTGAGCCAGCTTCTTGTTGAAGGAAAGCAGTATGTGTTGTCCGAAGAAATTGCAGAGTTACTTCGCATCACTCCAGAGCAAGTGAGGAAAGACTTTTCTTTCCTCGAGACTAAAGGAAAGCCAAAGGTAGGTTACGTGATTAAGGAATTACTCAATGAACTGGATGAGCTTTTTGGAACAGGGGTAGACGAGAACATTATAATCATCGGAGCAGGGCATCTTGGAAGTGCGCTTGCGAATTACAAGGGGTTCAAAAATATAGGCATAAGGGTCGCAGCAATATTCGATAACGATCCAAATAAGATAGGAACAATGGTTGGCGAACTTATGGTGCTTCCGTTAAAAGACTTGTCGAGGGTCATTCGAAGATTTAGAGTGAAGATTGCAGCTATCTGTGTTCCAGAAAATGCTGCACAGCAAGTTGCCGATTTACTGGTAAGCCATGGAATAAAGGCTCTCTGGAACTTTTCTACAAGGATATTGGATGTACCAGAAGATATAATTGTGCAAAATGAGGATATAACAAGGGGATTGCTTGGACTGAAACATATGCTAGCAGAAAAAGAAAGGCTAAAGGCTGAAAATGTAAACAAAACACAAAATCTCGCGTCTAAATGA
- a CDS encoding LytR/AlgR family response regulator transcription factor, translated as MFTCGIVEDEPMAMERIKRLINEIDSNIKILFEAFNCEEFIKKANLLQPDVLFLDINVGDRLVFEALEHIEYEPHIVFVTAYDEYTLKAFEECAIDYVLKPISKDRLNKTIERIYKLGLKKQKPEYYISKLSKLPVKHNDEIYLLDTDEIIYLEANNKIVHIVTKDKIFECTMPLHVLLKKLPSNNFVQVHKSYIISIKHISKIKKWFQNTYIVLMDNNDEIKVSRNYQYNFFKILGLRE; from the coding sequence ATGTTTACTTGTGGAATTGTGGAAGATGAACCCATGGCAATGGAACGAATTAAGAGACTAATCAACGAAATTGATAGTAATATTAAAATACTCTTTGAAGCATTTAATTGCGAAGAATTTATAAAAAAAGCCAATCTACTTCAACCAGATGTACTTTTTCTCGATATAAATGTTGGTGATAGACTCGTGTTTGAGGCTCTTGAGCACATAGAGTACGAACCACATATCGTATTTGTAACTGCGTACGATGAATACACGTTGAAAGCCTTCGAAGAATGTGCTATAGATTATGTGCTAAAACCTATTTCCAAAGACAGATTGAATAAAACTATTGAGAGAATATATAAACTAGGTTTGAAAAAGCAGAAACCAGAATACTACATATCTAAGCTTTCAAAACTTCCCGTGAAACACAACGATGAAATTTATCTTTTAGACACCGATGAAATTATCTATCTCGAGGCAAACAACAAAATCGTGCACATAGTAACAAAAGATAAGATATTTGAATGTACCATGCCTCTTCACGTACTACTTAAAAAACTTCCATCAAACAATTTTGTTCAAGTTCACAAAAGTTATATTATTTCCATAAAACATATTTCAAAGATAAAAAAATGGTTTCAAAATACATACATAGTACTAATGGACAACAACGATGAGATAAAAGTCTCAAGAAACTACCAGTACAACTTCTTCAAGATATTAGGTCTTAGGGAGTAA
- a CDS encoding [FeFe] hydrogenase, group A, which produces MKIVVNGREIEIRDDARNVLEALREVGIEIPNLCYLSETSIYGACRMCLVEVDGKDIVTSCTLQPREGMVIKTHTPKIYELRKGILQLLLASHDGDCTTCEMNGKCKLQKYAQEFGLTNNRFEKISKKTITDTSSVIVRDNSKCILCGDCVRACDEIQSIAAIDFAYRGFEAQVVPSFEEKLENTECVLCGQCVAYCPTGALAIRNDVDKVYKAIEDGKYVIGMVAPAVRASLQEEFGLEDDVAAAGRMVSLLKMIGFKKVFDVAFAADLVTYEEAHEFIERLEKGEKLPQFTSCCPGWVKFAEQYYPEYLDNLSSVKSPQMALGAIIKRFYAKEIGVDPKDIVLVSIMPCTAKKFEAEREEFNGDVDIVLTTREVVKIIKSTGIDIRMVEPEPFDRPFGLSSQSGLSFGKSGGVLGSVVNVINEIIGIKSIETKQISEGVRLTTIELSNGKVVKGMAVFGLGNTRKIIDSIRAGELDVDIVEVMACNYGCIGGGGQPYPNDFRTREKRARILREVQSIDVLISPTENFHMLQLYEKYLNKPLSHEAHEVIHTHYKHRRRVQEEEIDILPLPEEAEDKVKVSVCLGTSCYSKGSYEILEKLISVANKEEWARNLEIKGTFCVEKCGKAPNVVVNDIIVSEATIEKVKEVALNELRRTKGDSSVSKSNV; this is translated from the coding sequence ATGAAGATAGTAGTTAATGGCAGGGAAATAGAAATACGTGACGATGCAAGAAATGTGCTTGAAGCTCTCAGAGAAGTCGGTATCGAGATTCCAAACCTTTGTTACCTCTCAGAGACGTCGATATACGGAGCTTGTAGAATGTGTCTTGTTGAAGTCGATGGAAAAGATATAGTGACATCTTGTACATTACAACCAAGAGAAGGAATGGTAATAAAGACACATACACCAAAAATTTACGAGTTGAGAAAAGGTATACTTCAACTTCTGCTTGCATCTCACGACGGTGATTGTACAACATGTGAGATGAACGGAAAGTGTAAGTTACAAAAATATGCACAAGAGTTTGGGTTGACTAATAACAGATTTGAAAAGATTTCAAAGAAGACAATTACAGATACATCATCAGTTATTGTCAGAGATAATTCAAAGTGTATCCTTTGCGGAGATTGTGTGAGAGCATGTGATGAAATCCAGTCAATTGCTGCTATAGATTTCGCTTACAGAGGATTCGAAGCTCAGGTTGTTCCATCCTTTGAAGAGAAGCTAGAAAACACAGAATGTGTCCTTTGTGGCCAATGTGTTGCATATTGTCCAACAGGCGCATTAGCAATTAGAAACGATGTTGATAAAGTCTACAAGGCTATCGAAGACGGAAAATATGTAATTGGTATGGTAGCACCTGCAGTGAGGGCATCTCTACAAGAGGAATTCGGCTTGGAAGATGATGTAGCTGCAGCAGGTAGGATGGTCTCCCTACTGAAGATGATAGGATTTAAGAAGGTCTTTGACGTTGCGTTTGCCGCTGACCTCGTTACCTATGAAGAAGCACATGAATTCATTGAAAGATTGGAAAAAGGAGAAAAATTGCCACAATTCACATCTTGTTGTCCCGGATGGGTTAAATTCGCTGAACAATACTATCCAGAATATCTGGATAATTTATCAAGTGTGAAATCACCACAGATGGCACTTGGAGCAATAATTAAGAGGTTCTACGCGAAGGAAATAGGTGTCGATCCAAAAGATATCGTGCTCGTTTCAATAATGCCATGTACAGCTAAGAAGTTTGAAGCAGAAAGAGAAGAATTTAACGGTGATGTTGATATTGTTCTCACAACGAGAGAAGTTGTAAAGATAATTAAATCCACGGGAATTGATATAAGAATGGTAGAGCCTGAACCATTTGACAGACCGTTTGGACTTTCATCACAATCTGGTCTGAGCTTTGGTAAGAGTGGAGGAGTACTTGGAAGCGTTGTGAATGTCATTAACGAGATAATTGGAATAAAGAGCATAGAAACAAAACAAATTTCCGAAGGTGTTAGACTAACGACCATTGAACTTAGCAACGGTAAGGTCGTAAAAGGTATGGCGGTCTTCGGACTTGGAAACACCAGAAAAATTATTGATTCAATAAGAGCGGGAGAACTGGATGTAGATATTGTCGAAGTTATGGCGTGCAATTACGGTTGTATTGGTGGTGGCGGACAACCATATCCAAATGATTTTAGAACCAGAGAAAAGAGAGCAAGGATACTCAGAGAAGTTCAAAGTATCGATGTACTAATTTCACCAACAGAAAACTTCCACATGCTTCAACTGTATGAAAAATATCTCAATAAACCCCTTAGTCACGAGGCACATGAGGTAATTCACACACATTACAAACACAGAAGGAGAGTTCAAGAAGAAGAAATCGACATATTACCTCTTCCAGAAGAAGCCGAGGACAAAGTCAAGGTAAGTGTATGCTTGGGTACGTCTTGCTACTCAAAGGGTTCATATGAAATTCTTGAAAAGCTCATTTCAGTCGCAAACAAGGAAGAATGGGCAAGGAACTTAGAAATTAAAGGAACGTTCTGCGTAGAAAAATGTGGAAAAGCACCAAACGTCGTGGTAAATGATATAATAGTGTCCGAGGCAACAATCGAAAAGGTAAAAGAGGTGGCTTTGAATGAACTTAGAAGAACGAAAGGGGATTCTTCGGTTTCCAAAAGCAACGTTTGA
- a CDS encoding YifB family Mg chelatase-like AAA ATPase: protein MFFSTKSAVIVGITPLLVNVEVDINARSVKRDINIVGLPDTAVKESKQRILSAFKNSNVSMPDGLITVNLAPGDVKKEGTFLDFAIALAILGAAKHIPPFNAIVIGELGLDGSVKRVKGVLPILLEFQNPLITFIIPSDNIPEAAATKAKFLPFKNLYEAVQAIKTGNFPQVKYETPSFDTENHEVDFSDIRGHLVPKRALEVAASGGHNVLMVGPPGTGKTMFARRFPTILPPMSEQEIIETSKIYSAIGLLDSKLITKRPFRSPHHTSSAVAIIGGGTNVKPGEVTLAHNGVLFLDELPEFRRDVLEALREPLEDGVVTVSRSKATHIFPANFQLIAAMNPCPCGYYGDKEIACKCSPYEIRKYWKNISGPILDRIDIQIQVPRVSYEEIRGKTLQTDGESSAQIRERVMKAREKQLHRYKEENIKLNAKLTHKMVEKYIKLDDKAEEILKLFVTKHRLSGRAIDKILKVSRTIADLNGDDIVDAKAVSEALHYRLSSIDFEFVL, encoded by the coding sequence ATGTTTTTCAGCACGAAGTCGGCAGTTATTGTGGGTATAACTCCGCTTTTGGTAAACGTGGAGGTGGACATAAATGCACGAAGTGTAAAAAGAGACATCAACATTGTTGGACTACCAGACACCGCAGTTAAAGAGAGCAAGCAAAGGATTCTCAGTGCTTTCAAAAATTCCAATGTTTCTATGCCTGATGGACTTATCACTGTTAACTTAGCACCTGGAGATGTTAAAAAAGAAGGCACCTTTTTAGATTTTGCAATAGCGTTAGCTATTTTAGGAGCTGCAAAACACATACCTCCATTCAACGCAATTGTTATTGGAGAGCTGGGTTTAGATGGAAGTGTCAAAAGAGTTAAAGGTGTCCTTCCTATATTGTTGGAATTTCAAAATCCTTTGATTACCTTTATCATCCCTTCGGATAATATCCCTGAAGCTGCAGCTACTAAAGCAAAATTCCTACCATTTAAGAATCTCTACGAGGCAGTCCAAGCAATAAAGACAGGAAATTTTCCCCAGGTCAAGTATGAAACACCAAGCTTTGATACTGAAAACCATGAAGTAGACTTTTCTGATATCCGTGGGCATTTAGTTCCAAAACGAGCTTTAGAAGTTGCAGCAAGTGGTGGGCATAATGTTTTGATGGTTGGACCACCGGGCACGGGAAAAACAATGTTTGCTCGAAGATTTCCAACGATACTGCCACCTATGAGTGAACAGGAAATCATCGAAACTTCAAAGATATATAGTGCCATTGGTTTGTTGGATTCAAAACTTATAACTAAAAGACCCTTCAGAAGTCCTCACCATACTTCAAGTGCGGTGGCTATAATTGGCGGAGGTACCAATGTCAAACCTGGAGAGGTAACGCTTGCTCACAATGGCGTATTGTTCTTGGATGAACTTCCCGAATTTCGGAGGGATGTTTTGGAAGCGCTCCGTGAACCTCTTGAAGACGGCGTGGTTACTGTTTCTCGCTCAAAGGCAACGCATATCTTTCCTGCCAACTTTCAATTAATTGCGGCAATGAATCCGTGTCCATGTGGTTACTACGGAGACAAAGAAATAGCTTGCAAGTGTTCTCCTTATGAAATCAGAAAATACTGGAAAAATATATCAGGTCCCATACTTGACAGAATAGATATCCAAATCCAGGTTCCTAGAGTGTCTTACGAAGAGATACGTGGAAAAACTTTACAAACGGACGGGGAATCAAGCGCGCAAATTCGTGAAAGGGTAATGAAAGCACGAGAAAAACAGCTGCATAGATACAAAGAAGAGAACATAAAGCTAAATGCAAAGTTGACTCACAAAATGGTTGAGAAATATATTAAACTAGACGACAAAGCAGAGGAAATTTTGAAACTTTTTGTCACAAAACACAGGCTTTCAGGAAGGGCTATAGATAAAATCTTGAAAGTTTCAAGAACCATCGCTGACCTCAACGGTGACGATATTGTCGATGCAAAAGCTGTTAGTGAAGCTTTGCATTACAGATTGAGCAGCATTGATTTTGAATTTGTACTTTGA